The window GAGTAACAGTTATCCCTTTCTTACctattggaaaatttaaaagatctTCAAAGGATTCCAACCAAACTAAATAGATCTTAGCTGGTGGTTGAGCTAACAGTGAAGGTTTCATAGCATTCGCCTTACGTCTAGTCGGTGGCACAGGATCTTTAGATTTATCCAATTCCAATGACATATTTCTAGATCTCTGTGGGGCGTTTTTATTTGCTTCACCTACAGTTGAGTTCGTTTCAGTGCTACGTGACCAAACATTTGTCGATTGATCTGTGGAATTCGAAGAGATACAACAACCGTCGGTATCGGAATGTAAATTCCACTCTGTGGGCACTACAAATGCTATTTCAGAAGCCACATCCGCCCAATATAACACTTTTGATTCACCATTAAATTTCATATCCAATGGCTGAGATCTATTCGGGGGTTTATCTTCAGACTTTTGTGTAGTAGTCTTTAAGGACCAGGAAGTGGAAACTAGACCAGACCATCCTGAATGCTCGGCAATATCAACAGGCCAACCTAACGAAAATAATGTTgataattttgattttcaaaTATCTTTCCTAATCTACAGCTTACCCAAAGTCAATAACATATTGCCAAAATGTGGATCCAATGTGCGTATATTTTCATCATTCATATTACCCACTATTTCCTCTGCTGTTGTCTGACCcgatttaacataaaatacatGAACAGTGTCATAAGTCCTGGCACTTAATTTATCCAAAGCATTCAACTCTGCAGCAAAGTTGCTACGTTTCGTATCCAATACAATTAGGGGTCTTTGTGGAGGTGCTCCCAATGTTTCAGCCGGACTATTTGGATTTCTCTCCTCAAAAGTTAGAAAACCAAAATGTGACAAAAACAATCGAGCAGCTTGAAATTCATGACACACTGATGGTGGACAACTTTCCTGTGCATGTGATAAAGAATCTGAACTATTATCAGTTTCTGCCCAGGCCAATTTTTCTTGAATAGTTTGATTTTCTAGCATAGTTTCCAATTGTTTTATGTTGTCTTGTCCATATTGTTCACGTATCTGCTCGAAAGTGGGTATAGAGAAATCCGCTACACACGGTGTAACTTTTTCCACACCTTCGGGAAAATGTTTTTGATCAAATTCTATACGCTGTGGTACCTCATTCATGGGTATAGGACGTCCGGGATTGACAGCATGATATTTAGTTCCAGATTTACTGCGCGGCAAGTGACGCAACTGCATAGTCCAGGCGTGACGTCCAAAAGGACCGCGAATAAGTACTAAAAgcattatgaatttaaaaaaaaatgtttttcataattattgttttattaactcCCAAGCTTACATGTTACAGTGGGCTGTGGATCTTGATCGTTACCCAAAGGTTCCTCCAACAATGCTAGTATTGTAGAATTTTCCgtgacaaaatatttaaacttcgAAATGGCCTGTTCCGTAGTAATTGAAGAACTATTTGTAGAATCCAATGAGTTACAGTGCTTCATTAGAGCCACTTCATCTAAAAGCGAAGAAATTGATTCTGGACCGCATTCACTGGGAAAATAACCAACTTGTTCCAAGATAATAGTCAACAAAGCTTCGGCTGCATCGCGGACACGCATTGATGCCGGTTTTAATTCCTTTTCATCCTTAAACTTGGGTATATCACCAGATTTTCCAATACTTTTGGTACCCGAAATGCCCAATTCGACCACTTCCAGAACAGTTTGCAGGCAATCCTTGTCCTGCAGTAGATACGGATGTTGCATTAGCCAAGCAGAAGTACATTGAAAGGCTGCTACTATGGTGCTGTGAAGATCTTTGCTATGAGCCGGTGGTGGACGAGAGCATTGATAACAGATGTAATCGCAAATCCATTTAACTGCACGCTTACATTCCAAGGCGTCTGTGGAAATTATCGTAAGATTTTGACTTGGTTCTTCAATTTTTACTAAGTTTTCtaggtttttttttacataatgtaTGGTTTgagttcaatttgttttttgtattgaaatcagttttttggtttttgtattttttttacattattgaGGTTGAAATGTGAATTTGTATGTAAGTTTTGATTTGAGTTTGGTTTTttggtttgaaaataaaatgtacaaagaaaaagaaaaacatgaatATGTTTTATGATGTAAACCCAATTATGacccaattttttatttttaaaaatacatattttatttttaagatttgaggaaattttcaattcatttaagTAGTTTGTGTGTTAATTAAAAACATGTAGCATGAgtagaaagagaaagaaaaaaacgaaaaaagaaccagtgttagttatagtttagttattAATTACCGTTTGTAAATTTCCTGGCTGCAGCATTTATTAATTTGGCGGTGTTATTTTTACATATGGGAATAATGGggtttaagtaaaacaaaatagagaaaaataacaaaaacatcacaatattacaaacaaaaaatgtcaGTGGAAAAGTGTAATTATGATTCAATGAAATGTTtagttaattgttttaaaaataatattagtattaaaatatttgtacataatataacatattgtttatttgtgtgcaaaaatattgtacataataaaaaaaaatggtatTAAATCATGTCCCAGGATTAGTAGTAAtaaaagagaataaaacaacaagaaaacacttttgttaggatataaaaattgtttttgtataatttttgtaaattaacaaaatacaaaataatatacaaaaaaggaAGTCACACTtaattcattttacaaaaaaataagtaataaatgaATAGTATTTCATTTAGcgctattaaataaaacatgcaATTTTTCAACATGACTggcaattttgttttacttgtgATGAAATGAAGCTACTAAACTACTGAAGCCCCCAAATAGATATACCAAGTTTCAGCCAAAAAGTCGTATTAAGCTATGAATCATagtaacaatttttttccttgacattttttaaacgatatttacatattaatgttttaaactttcttagcaaattattaaatagttttacaaTGTTTCCATTAAAACGATAAACTATTTCTTCTATTTTTggacaaaaataaagaatttgttGACGAGTTTTTCagtaacaaaaagttttaattcttcttttttaaccAACAGATGAATACTTTAAGTATTCCTTTTCAGAAACAAACTGATAATTTTCCTAACACGATAGAATTTAAACTATGTAATAGCAAATATTAAAGATATGAATAGGAAGTTATCAATGTAGTTATTAATGCagtactgaaaaagaactgaactagaactgaactagaactgaacaagaattgaacaagaactgaactagaactgaactagaaatgaactagaactgaactagaagtgaactagaactgaactagaactgaactagaactgaactagaactgaactagaactgaactagaactgaactagaactgaactagaactgaactagaactgaactagaactgaactagaactgaactagaactgaactagaactgaactagaactgaactagaactgaactaaaactgaactagaaatgaactagaactgaactaaaactgaactagaaatgaactagaactgaaactttAATAGAACTAAATATGGCATTTCGAATATTAATTCGCaacgttttaataaaaatatattaaaaattaaatgccaAACAAGATTTTAATTCTTAATtctttttaaacatacatattttttatctaaatgGATTTGAGGAGGAAAAAGTAATTACAAAGAACGGATAAAATTGTTATGCACGAAAAGAAAgggtttattattttcattgcaaaagcatAGGCAAGGAAataacagcaaaataaaaaaacccgcatcatatttaaataaataaagagaagttgaaaaaaaaacaaatgaaaaacattcaacccaaaaccaaaataaaatagttatacTCAAAtgtatagcaaaaaaaaaacaactcggaaaataaaacaaagaaaactgtttaaatgaaataaaaaacttaccCGAGTCTCTTATAAATAAACGAGCCAATCCAGAAAGCAATTCCAAAGCGGCCAACGAAACATTTAAGTCAGTACGCCAAGAGGAAATCAAACGATGACACACCAAATAGGTGGCATGGACAAATAGAGCATGAGCATTATCTGTTGAATAGAGCAAATAAGAATATATAGTTAAAGAATTACTTcgctattatatttattttataatgtacAGGCAAAAAAAGTAAGGCTTtagaaataagtaaataaataataaaaattataataatttaccaTAACCAGTAGCTGTTTCATATTCATGTAAAACTTCCAGTGGTAAATCATCGAATAGTGTTAAACTGGGATATTCATGCTGTGATGTATTATCACGGGCATTTAATGTTGCCGAACCATGATATGAATCGGCTGCAGTTGAACTACCAGCAGCTACTGAATTGCCAATAGTGACGGTACTATGAGCACCTAAGCTACTATTACCAACACTAGCTATTGAAGCGGAACGCTCTGAACAAGCTACtcgtacaaataaatatttgataataataatgaaaaacaaaataaagaaaaggcaCAAACAATGATGAAATGCATAAAAGCCACAAAAACAGAAGACatgaaattaaaagtaaaagaaaaaaattaagaaaatcaaaaattaaatataaataaaatgcagtttttatgtagataattacaaaaatagaattaaaaagaaaaaaatttaaattcagaaacattttatatatttttgtattggtatataaaaagtttactaAAACACTAAATACGTTTATTCTACGAACCTGAACTTAAAACATTAGTTTCGGCATTTCCCTGACCAGGAGAGGGTGAACCATGATGTAAATTATGATCGGCTTCGGTATCCTCAAAAGTAACAGCATCTTGCACTGTTAGCAAAAGACCACCTAATAGCATGTGAGTATTTTGAGCATCAGTCTCCACTTGCAGAGCATTCATAAGAATGTTAATCAATCTAGGCTTTAGCTGGATAAAAGTTACAACTCTAAAATtagagaaattaaatatttctttaagatttgttgttttatattaaaatagaaatttatcatACTTTTCTGAAGACTCATTTGTTAGATCCCTTATTGGCAAGGTTTGAAAATGTAAAGGTAGTGTTAAAAtcgataataaaatttgtatagcCGATCGTCGGAGttcagttttattaaattgcaTAGCTtgagttttaattttcaaatcctTAGCTGGTAAAACAATTTCCAAAGCCGCTATAAAAGATGGCAACAAAACATGTATGCCATCTAAATCTAAACGAAATAGATCTGCTGAATTCAGTAAGATACTGGCTAAAGTTTCATCACATTCCTTATTTTCGGTAATTTTCAAACATTGCTGTAGAGCCATATAAAAACGAGCCAAATAAACGGGTAAAATTTCTTCGCCTGTCTTTTTGGCACAAAAAATCTTACACAAAGTACCAATGGCCTCAGCACGTCCCGATTCATATTTATCAATAGTTAAAGTTGGTGGCAAACTTGAAGGATCATTTAAAGAATTGGGTTGCGATAAAGATATGCTACCTTTGCGATTCTCCATAATCATTGAAGAAGGACGTTTACTGGCCTCTGAAGCTTGTTCTGcaaatatcgatatttttaacttatgatatttatttgtaaattaaaccTACTTTTAGTATTTATTATCCAAGCATCGCCGCCAATATGAGCAGCTTCAAATAACCATTCAccaaataaatgcaaaatactATTGCATTTAGGTCTAGCAGCAGCTAAAGGGGGACGTTGTTCTAAGCCCAACGAGGGTAAAGctaaaattgaaatgaatttatttagttatgaACATTTGAATAACAACTAAATTACTTACAACCCAAGCTACTGCTGGAGGGTGGTCCTGATGTAGGTGTTAAAGGTGCTGGAGCAGCTGAAGTAGATAACCGAGAACTGGTCAAACCAATTAGTGCGGATTTACTAAGtcctaaaataatttataaagatttttttaaaaaattcatttaatttgtttaattttttgtaaaattataaaaatgtttaaataaaagaagaagGTAATCAAATGATCCTATTGTAAAtactgtttaattttaaattaattcagttgcatatatatattctgcaaaatattttctcacattatttgtatttacatGTTCATATGTTGTTTTgtgcaataaataatattaattaatacatGCTGAAGATATCGgtttcattttatatacaaataaaatatttgctcaataaaatttttatatttattcaaaacGTTCCTCTATGTTAAGGGATGAAAATGAAAtcgatttaaattaatttagaaaaatatgagAATATATGTACTTCATGGTCAAGCCAAcagaattatttcaaaaatctttttttcgaGAATATTCTAggaattcatattttttattatcaaaaaaatattattaattttgaactatgttaaaattttgtgtaaatgtaATGCGTTCTATAATGAATATATGAATTTTCAAGTTCACATACAGTGATGTTCCTTAAAATAGAGCCACCTGctcttttaaagttataaaacccttcaccttcgtgagaagggtttatataagtttgtcattccgtttgtaaatttccaaccccataaagtatatatattctggatccttatagatagcggagtcgattaagccatgtccgtctgtctgtatgtttgttgaaatcagtttttagaggaccccagatatcggcgagatccgaatcttcaataattctgttagacatgctttccggaagatcgctatttaaaatcagcaaaatcggtccataaataacgaaaatatgagcaaaaaccCGAGAcaacatttgaaattttcatcaaaaatttagtttgagttgaggaaatttattatatgtgagaaactattagagctacaATCACCAAATATtaattgaagaactttgacattaatgtgaacatttagagaataacgggcggactttcaatggtgTCTTGGCACAccctatatgaattaaatacaaaatttcgtatatctgggaaaatattagattttttttaatttgtcatcgattacattaaaatcttaattaacgTTCGGAAAAATGTATCTCTGGAAAacattacagttagaatcttcaaaattattaagaagattttttatttatattgcttttatggtagcaaagcacattgggtatagctagtattctataatattgaaccagtACGTAGAGtacgtagattcggaattagatcagaacacataaaagggaactttttggtactttttcgttctacaaaaggtactttttgaattttctataatattaaaccttgaaacatgaaaataagtatgtagagtccggattaagtcagaaggggaccttttgGGACTTTTCGTTCTaccaaaagtactttttgaattttctataatattgaaccaagaaaaataaaattttgcatgtagggccttgactaggtaagaacctagaaaaagggactttttgggactttttcgttctacaaatttttataatattgaacctagaaacatgaaattatgtttttagaGTCCGGATTTGAtgagaacacattaaagggatcttttaagtactttttcgttctacaaaaggtactttttgaaatgtctataatattgaaactagaaacatgaaattaattatgtagagcctggattaagtggggctttttggcactttttcgttcttcataagGTAATTTTTGGaagttctataatattgaacctagaaacgtgaaattaagtatgtagagtgtGGATTAAGTGAGAGcccataaaaggggacgttTTGgccttaccgttttgcaattggtatttttcgatttttttttataataaaattcgtactgactgttttttaacacatcatggtgaagggtatataaaattcggcacagccgaatataaaactcttacttgtttttcattaaaattcgtTTGCAAACTGGCTCTATTTTTGGTCGCGGCTTTTTATGaagcttaattttaaattaaattaaaattaaaaatagcgACGCGTAAATTAGTGGAAAAAGAATGCTTTTATATTCATAATAGATAGTTTTTCCAAATCTATTTTTTGTAGGAgagatttaacaaaatttgatcGTGATGTTGGctctatttctttaaaattgcacATAATGTCacatactttatttaatttaaaaaaaatgtttaaaattactttaaagtatGTAGGTTACGTTAATTTCAAGCTTAGCGAGTAAATGTACTAAGTCcaatttttacattaatataattttgtaaaagtgATTAAATTGCATGATTAACAAAGACAGTTAAAATGACTTTTCATTCCAAAATGGGCTGCATGCAAGcagttatttataaatgtaatattttaaatacagattttaaataaaaattcgttgtagttttttaattaaatttgaaataaaagtaataaattagtaatcaatttgtatatttttattatctagAACCTTGTATAAACAATCTTTTTGTGGTTCCTTTTGAATTTACACGAGTTGGCACTGCTTTCACAAGAAGTGCAAGTGATTTTATCGAAATAAGGCTTACAAGGGACCAAAAATGCTACCATATCGAGAATTACCATATGAGCTCTTAACGTGAAAGTAAAAGCGCTGGGCGATCGATTAGGATCAAACCAAAAAcgtcataaaaatatattcactgGAATGTCACCATTGGGGAACAGTTCTTGAATGACCAATAAAAGTCATTAAGAGAAACATTGAACatcaattacattaaaaattctGAGACCCAACTAATGGTCTAAATAATCCCCGTAAAGATGTATCTGTCTGTTCTGTAAACCGAATTcgagtaaataatatttaacacaaaCTTTCACTACTAACCTCGTAGTAATCcagttcatatttaaaaaaaattaactataataattttcggcgcaaaaaaaaacaatagaacaattttattataacacACTTGTTTGTAGCAGTTTTAAagcagaaatataaaaatattaagcacaaatataaaattgaataattGCTTGTTAAATGTTCCGTAACGCTCTAAAATAcgaatatattgaaatattattgtacttttaaaatacaattgtttaaaaattatttaatgcaaAATGTGATTGCATgtctataaaatttcaaataaaaatataagatcGTTAATTCATTTCATTTGTTATAAAACGCATTCaaggttaaaattaaaacacaaattgcaaaattgagaaaaaataaacaacaactcaCAAACAAATACAGGTCTTTTGGGTACCTTCTTCTTCAATGAACAAGATTAActgacaaacaaaataaaatcaagtGCACTGAAAACTCCATAATGCTGtgtgttataaaacaaaaattgaattttgtggGCGTAAATTTTGAATCATAAATAAGTGATAACgcttgaaaaaaaacacaatacttaaatctaaaaaaaatatacatacaaaaattacttaattatttaCACGTAGTAGAGGGTTATTaacagaaaacaaatattttaaaactaaaagcaaAACGTATTGTAATTGGTTTTAAACTTAGAACATCATATTAGTctaattaaataaatcaaaaacgaCAAGAAAAAAAGatctgttgaaaaaaaaaaacattagcaaaaaatgaattaaaattacatgggttaaagaaaaacatatgtaACATGAACAATTATTTGAAAACGAAATATCGCACCCTTTTGTTGTGTTAGGTTTGGCGCAACACTAAAACTTTTTGCCAAGCGTCTTTGCAATGGTGGCGTAGGAGAATGTGGTAAATTATGTGGCGGCTGTTGATCTTGTCCAGCACTTGCTGATGGTAGGCCAAACGATATAGAACCTAAAACACCAGCAGATTGACTACCACTTGCAGCAGTTGCGCCAGTCGAAGAAGTATTTCCAACAATAACACTCGCCGTCGATGGAGATGGTACATTAGCGGTGGAGCCAGTTGGAACACCACTGCTACCATGATGATGGTGATGTCCCATTATAGCATTAAATGCTGAACTAGCCGAGCCACTTATGAAATTATGAATATGGGAATGTTGTGCCGATTGGTTGTGTTGTATAGTCGTTTGActattataattgttattattattattattatttgtcatATTACTATTATTCATGTGTATGCTAATACTTCCATGATGGTGAAAAAAACTATGGTGGTGATGATGTTGATGTGTTGATGCTGAAATGGTTGCGGCTGCACCATTGTTGGTAGCCTCATTTAGGGCTAAACGTATGTCCATTAAATTGGTAATACCATCTTCAGCTGAACGTACAGGTGGtacaaaaataccttttttttaagttttattttttttttttttcaatattcaaaaatcat of the Lucilia cuprina isolate Lc7/37 chromosome 2, ASM2204524v1, whole genome shotgun sequence genome contains:
- the LOC111674913 gene encoding ral GTPase-activating protein subunit beta isoform X3 codes for the protein MYGEWVSLSAQISANSCGAQSYSVLNKFPASAGREVAVSVVKQLATNLGITQNAEPSHLVKDEEVNWCMDVICFGLSLPLQEHETIKDCVNVYCEWMTALHPQPKISVPKPICEDANMYCRKIINHFHNLFVPRHGEILPFIYQKELGIDTINRQAVLCHRVLRTLQQTAQISQTMDRETWESLLLFLLAINETLLAPPTIKDDVGDQLCERVLQVLFEVWLLACVRCFPSPSLWKTLQESCAMWRHRVALVDQWNRVNLALTARLLEFTYGPAFPELKISEEDAQLIPAGMSNDCVAQTWYRFLRTIGNPTALCSPHIISKSSHFVQWALTHDKGAETYQHPCLQALPLIFLKAIKGISSQVDAFLGIFVPPVRSAEDGITNLMDIRLALNEATNNGAAATISASTHQHHHHHSFFHHHGSISIHMNNSNMTNNNNNNNNYNSQTTIQHNQSAQHSHIHNFISGSASSAFNAIMGHHHHHGSSGVPTGSTANVPSPSTASVIVGNTSSTGATAASGSQSAGVLGSISFGLPSASAGQDQQPPHNLPHSPTPPLQRRLAKSFSVAPNLTQQKGLSKSALIGLTSSRLSTSAAPAPLTPTSGPPSSSSLGSLPSLGLEQRPPLAAARPKCNSILHLFGEWLFEAAHIGGDAWIINTKKQASEASKRPSSMIMENRKGSISLSQPNSLNDPSSLPPTLTIDKYESGRAEAIGTLCKIFCAKKTGEEILPVYLARFYMALQQCLKITENKECDETLASILLNSADLFRLDLDGIHVLLPSFIAALEIVLPAKDLKIKTQAMQFNKTELRRSAIQILLSILTLPLHFQTLPIRDLTNESSEKVVTFIQLKPRLINILMNALQVETDAQNTHMLLGGLLLTVQDAVTFEDTEADHNLHHGSPSPGQGNAETNVLSSACSERSASIASVGNSSLGAHSTVTIGNSVAAGSSTAADSYHGSATLNARDNTSQHEYPSLTLFDDLPLEVLHEYETATGYDNAHALFVHATYLVCHRLISSWRTDLNVSLAALELLSGLARLFIRDSARKFTNDALECKRAVKWICDYICYQCSRPPPAHSKDLHSTIVAAFQCTSAWLMQHPYLLQDKDCLQTVLEVVELGISGTKSIGKSGDIPKFKDEKELKPASMRVRDAAEALLTIILEQVGYFPSECGPESISSLLDEVALMKHCNSLDSTNSSSITTEQAISKFKYFVTENSTILALLEEPLGNDQDPQPTVTLLIRGPFGRHAWTMQLRHLPRSKSGTKYHAVNPGRPIPMNEVPQRIEFDQKHFPEGVEKVTPCVADFSIPTFEQIREQYGQDNIKQLETMLENQTIQEKLAWAETDNSSDSLSHAQESCPPSVCHEFQAARLFLSHFGFLTFEERNPNSPAETLGAPPQRPLIVLDTKRSNFAAELNALDKLSARTYDTVHVFYVKSGQTTAEEIVGNMNDENIRTLDPHFGNMLLTLGWPVDIAEHSGWSGLVSTSWSLKTTTQKSEDKPPNRSQPLDMKFNGESKVLYWADVASEIAFVVPTEWNLHSDTDGCCISSNSTDQSTNVWSRSTETNSTVGEANKNAPQRSRNMSLELDKSKDPVPPTRRKANAMKPSLLAQPPAKIYLVWLESFEDLLNFPIEDLLPYTKTGEEANILQIPRACDVHVIFIHALQSGLLRVKLQGPPGRMSFATPLVDGMVLSRRVVGNLVRQTAHNMAKRRRLDNEGFQPPHVRRRLKVQDIVQKYKMDLSEPELLAHLFKSSF
- the LOC111674913 gene encoding ral GTPase-activating protein subunit beta isoform X7, whose product is MYGEWVSLSAQISANSCGAQSYSVLNKFPASAGREVAVSVVKQLATNLGITQNAEPSHLVKDEEVNWCMDVICFGLSLPLQEHETIKDCVNVYCEWMTALHPQPKISVPKPICEDANMYCRKIINHFHNLFVPRHGEILPFIYQKELGIDTINRQAVLCHRVLRTLQQTAQISQTMDRETWESLLLFLLAINETLLAPPTIKDDVGDQLCERVLQVLFEVWLLACVRCFPSPSLWKTLQESCAMWRHRVALVDQWNRVNLALTARLLEFTYGPAFPELKISEEDAQLIPAGMSNDCVAQTWYRFLRTIGNPTALCSPHIISKSSHFVQWALTHDKGAETYQHPCLQALPLIFLKAIKGISSQVDAFLGLSKSALIGLTSSRLSTSAAPAPLTPTSGPPSSSSLGSLPSLGLEQRPPLAAARPKCNSILHLFGEWLFEAAHIGGDAWIINTKKQASEASKRPSSMIMENRKGSISLSQPNSLNDPSSLPPTLTIDKYESGRAEAIGTLCKIFCAKKTGEEILPVYLARFYMALQQCLKITENKECDETLASILLNSADLFRLDLDGIHVLLPSFIAALEIVLPAKDLKIKTQAMQFNKTELRRSAIQILLSILTLPLHFQTLPIRDLTNESSEKVVTFIQLKPRLINILMNALQVETDAQNTHMLLGGLLLTVQDAVTFEDTEADHNLHHGSPSPGQGNAETNVLSSACSERSASIASVGNSSLGAHSTVTIGNSVAAGSSTAADSYHGSATLNARDNTSQHEYPSLTLFDDLPLEVLHEYETATGYDNAHALFVHATYLVCHRLISSWRTDLNVSLAALELLSGLARLFIRDSENLVKIEEPSQNLTIISTDALECKRAVKWICDYICYQCSRPPPAHSKDLHSTIVAAFQCTSAWLMQHPYLLQDKDCLQTVLEVVELGISGTKSIGKSGDIPKFKDEKELKPASMRVRDAAEALLTIILEQVGYFPSECGPESISSLLDEVALMKHCNSLDSTNSSSITTEQAISKFKYFVTENSTILALLEEPLGNDQDPQPTVTLLIRGPFGRHAWTMQLRHLPRSKSGTKYHAVNPGRPIPMNEVPQRIEFDQKHFPEGVEKVTPCVADFSIPTFEQIREQYGQDNIKQLETMLENQTIQEKLAWAETDNSSDSLSHAQESCPPSVCHEFQAARLFLSHFGFLTFEERNPNSPAETLGAPPQRPLIVLDTKRSNFAAELNALDKLSARTYDTVHVFYVKSGQTTAEEIVGNMNDENIRTLDPHFGNMLLTLGWPVDIAEHSGWSGLVSTSWSLKTTTQKSEDKPPNRSQPLDMKFNGESKVLYWADVASEIAFVVPTEWNLHSDTDGCCISSNSTDQSTNVWSRSTETNSTVGEANKNAPQRSRNMSLELDKSKDPVPPTRRKANAMKPSLLAQPPAKIYLVWLESFEDLLNFPIEDLLPYTKTGEEANILQIPRACDVHVIFIHALQSGLLRVKLQGPPGRMSFATPLVDGMVLSRRVVGNLVRQTAHNMAKRRRLDNEGFQPPHVRRRLKVQDIVQKYKMDLSEPELLAHLFKSSF